A part of Caretta caretta isolate rCarCar2 chromosome 1, rCarCar1.hap1, whole genome shotgun sequence genomic DNA contains:
- the PCDH17 gene encoding protocadherin-17 isoform X8, whose protein sequence is MYLSICCFFFCWAPALTLKNLNYSVPEEQGAGTVIGNIGRDARLQAGAGGPAPPPPAERGGGRGAKSTFRVLENSAPHLLDVDGESGLLYTKQRIDREALCRRSAKCQLSLEVFANDQEICMIKVEIQDLNDNAPAFPSDQVDMDISENAAPGTRFPLTSAHDPDAGDNGLRTYLLTRDDYGLFSLDVKSRGDGTKFPELVIQKPLDREEQSHHTLVLTALDGGDPPRSGTVQLNVRLIDSNDNSPVFEAASYVVELPENAPLGTAVIDLNATDADEGTNGEVLYSFSGYAPERVRDLFSIDPQSGLIRVKSNLDYEESGLIEIDVQARDLGPNPIPAHCKVTVRLIDRNDNAPAIGFVSVRQGALSEAAPPGTVIALVRVTDRDSGKNGQLQCRVLGGGGAGAVPFALEENYDNFYTVVTDRPLDREAQDEYNVTILARDGGSPPLNSTKSFSVRILDENDNPPRFSKSLYVLQVPENNIPGEYLGSVLAQDPDLGQNGTVSYSILPGHVGDVSIYTYVSVNPTNGAIYALRSFNYEQTKHFEFRVLAKDSGSPHRESNATVRVTVLDVNDNAPLIVLPALINDTAELQVPRNAGVGYPVGTVHALDSDFGESGRLTYEIVEGNEEHLFEMDPTSGEIRTLHPYWEELSPVAELVVKVSDHGKPSLSAVAKLIVRALAGPLPEAGEPQVNGEQHRRPHWDLSLPLIVTLSTVSIILLAAMITIAVKCKRENKEIRTYNCRIAEYSHPQLGGGGGSSGGGGGGSGGGGKGKKKKISKNDIMLVPSEGEDSRGPLNVMNVVSSPSLATSPMYFDYQTRLPLSSPRSEVMYLKPASNNLTVPQGHVGCHTSFTGQGTNASEAPPSRMSIIQTDNFPAEPNYMGSRQQFVQSSSTFKDPERASLRDSGHGDSDQADSDQDTNKGSCCDMSVREALKMKTTSTKSQPLEQARQRPKTHCWDLWTSPL, encoded by the coding sequence ATGTACCTTTCCATTTGTTGCTTCTTCTTCTGCTGGGCTCCTGCCCTGACTCTGAAGAACCTGAATTATTCGGTGCcggaggagcagggggcgggcACGGTGATCGGGAACATCGGCAGGGATGCCCGGCTGCAAGCGGGGGCGGGCGGgccggcgccgccgccgccggcggAGCGGGGAGGCGGCCGGGGAGCCAAGTCGACGTTCCGCGTGCTGGAGAACTCGGCGCCGCACCTGCTGGACGTGGACGGCGAGAGCGGGCTGCTCTACACCAAGCAGCGCATCGACCGCGAGGCGCTGTGCCGCCGCAGCGCCAAGTGCCAGCTCTCGCTGGAGGTCTTCGCCAACGACCAGGAGATCTGCATGATCAAGGTGGAGATCCAGGACCTGAACGACAACGCGCCCGCCTTCCCCTCCGACCAGGTGGACATGGACATCTCGGAGAACGCGGCGCCGGGCACCCGCTTCCCCCTCACCAGCGCCCACGACCCGGACGCCGGCGACAACGGGCTGCGCACGTACCTGCTCACCCGCGACGACTACGGCCTCTTCTCGCTGGACGTCAAGTCGCGGGGCGACGGCACCAAGTTCCCGGAGCTGGTGATCCAGAAGCCGCTGGACCGCGAGGAGCAGAGCCACCACACGCTGGTGCTGACGGCGCTGGACGGCGGCGACCCGCCCCGCTCGGGCACGGTGCAGCTCAACGTGCGCCTCATCGACTCCAACGACAACAGCCCCGTCTTCGAGGCGGCCTCGTACGTGGTGGAGCTGCCGGAGAACGCGCCGCTGGGCACCGCCGTCATCGACCTCAACGCCACCGACGCGGACGAGGGCACCAACGGCGAGGTGCTGTACTCCTTCAGCGGCTACGCGCCCGAGCGCGTCCGCGACCTCTTCAGCATCGACCCGCAGAGCGGCCTCATCCGCGTCAAGAGCAACCTGGACTACGAGGAGAGCGGCCTCATCGAGATCGACGTGCAGGCCCGCGACCTGGGGCCCAACCCCATCCCCGCCCACTGCAAGGTCACCGTGCGCCTCATCGACCGCAACGACAACGCGCCCGCCATCGGCTTCGTCTCCGTCCGCCAGGGGGCGCTCAGCGAGGCCGCCCCGCCGGGCACCGTCATCGCCCTGGTGCGGGTCACCGACCGCGACTCCGGCAAGAACGGGCAGCTGCAGTGCCGGGTGCTGGGCGGCGGCGGGGCGGGCGCGGTGCCCTTCGCCCTGGAGGAGAACTACGACAACTTCTACACGGTGGTGACCGACCGGCCGCTGGACCGCGAGGCGCAGGACGAGTACAACGTGACCATCCTGGCCCGGGACGGGGGCAGCCCCCCGCTCAACTCTACCAAGTCCTTCTCGGTGCGGATCCTGGACGAGAACGACAACCCGCCCCGCTTCAGCAAGAGCCTCTACGTGCTGCAGGTGCCTGAGAACAACATCCCTGGCGAGTACCTGGGCTCCGTGCTGGCCCAGGACCCAGACCTGGGCCAGAATGGGACTGTGTCCTACTCCATCCTGCCCGGGCACGTGGGCGACGTCTCCATCTACACCTACGTCTCCGTCAACCCCACCAATGGCGCCATCTATGCCCTGCGGAGCTTCAACTACGAGCAAACCAAGCACTTTGAGTTCCGCGTGCTGGCCAAGGACTCAGGCTCGCCCCATCGTGAGAGCAACGCCACAGTGCGTGTCACGGTGCTCGACGTCAACGACAACGCGCCCCTCATTGTTCTGCCTGCCCTCATCAATGACACTGCGGAGCTCCAGGTGCCACGCAACGCTGGCGTGGGCTACCCCGTGGGCACCGTGCATGCCCTGGACAGTGACTTTGGGGAGAGCGGACGCCTCACGTACGAGATTGTCGAAGGCAATGAGGAGCACCTCTTTGAGATGGACCCCACCAGTGGTGAGATACGCACTTTGCATCCATACTGGGAAGAACTCAGTCCCGTGGCTGAATTGGTGGTCAAGGTCAGTGACCATGGCAAGCCCAGCCTCTCAGCCGTGGCTAAGCTGATTGTCAGGGCCTTGGCTGGACCACTGCCCGAAGCTGGTGAGCCACAGGTGAATGGTGAGCAGCATCGGCGACCACACTGGGACCTGTCGCTGCCCTTGATTGTGACCTTGAGTACCGTCTCCATCATCCTACTAGCTGCCATGATCACCATTGCTGTGAAGTGCAAGCGGGAGAACAAGGAGATCCGCACCTACAATTGCCGCATTGCCGAGTACAgccatccccagctgggaggagggggcggcagcagcgggggaggaggaggaggcagcggTGGCGGGGGTAAGGGCAAGAAGAAGAAGATCAGTAAGAATGACATCATGCTGGTGCCCAGTGAGGGGGAGGACAGCAGGGGCCCCCTCAATGTCATGAACGTAGTGAGCAGCCCATCCTTGGCCACCTCACCCATGTACTTTGACTACCAGACCCGTCTGCCCCTCAGCTCACCCAGGTCCGAGGTGATGTATCTGAAACCCGCCTCCAACAACCTGACTGTGCCCCAGGGACATGTGGGCTGCCATACCAGCTTCACAGGGCAAGGAACTAACGCCAGCGAGGCTCCCCCGAGCCGGATGTCCATAATTCAG